The sequence GCGTGAAATTCGGCGTGATTGTCTACAACCGCAACGTCTGCAAGCTCACGCCCGAATCGCTCGCCATCCTGGCCGACCGCTGCCCCAACCTCATCGGTTTCAAGGACGGTGTGGGCGACATCGAAATGATGATGTCGATCTACCTCAAGATGGGTGAGCGCTTCTCATACCTGGGCGGCCTGCCCACGGCCGAGGTGTACGCGGCGGCCTACAAGGCACTGGGCACGCCGGTGTATTCGTCGGCGGTGTTCAACTTCATCCCGAAGACCGCGATGCAGTTCTACGAAGCCGTGCGCACCGACGATCACGCCACGCAGCACCGGTTGCTCAAGGACTTCTTCATGCCCTACCTCGACATCCGCAACAAGGGCCAGGGCTACGCGGTGAGCATCGTGAAGGCGGGTGCCCAGCTCGTGGGCCACGGCGCCGGCCGGGTGCGCGCACCGTTGACCGACCTCAAGCCCGCCGAGATGGAAGCACTTGGTCGTTTGATCACAGCGCTCGGCCCACAATAAGGCGCATGACGCCCACGCCCACACCGTTCCCCCACCTGCTCGACCCCGCCCGCTTCCAGGGCGAGGTGGACGGCCGGCCCACCGCCCTCTTCTTTCTGCGCAACGCACGCGGCATGGTCGTGGCCATCACCAACCTCGGCGCCAAGGTGCTGCAGATCGTGGTGCCCGACCGGCAGGGCGTGCTGGACGACGTGGCGCTGGGCTACGACAGCCTGGACGCCGTGCTCGGCGGCTCACCGTCGATGGGCGCGTTTGTGGGCCGCTATGCCGGGCGCATTGGCGGCGCGCACTTCACGCAGGACGGGCGCGAACACCGGCTCACGCCGAACTCGGGCGCCCACTGCATCCACGGCGGGCCCCGCGGCGCGCGCCACCGCGCGTTTGACGCGGTGCAGCCCGACGCGCAAACCCTGGAGCTGCGCCACCGCTTTCTGACCGCCGAAGACGACTTCCCCGGCACGCTGGACCTGCAGCTCACCTACCGGCTGAGCGACGACAACGCGCTGGTGATCGAACACCTGGCCACCGCGCTGGACGAGCCCGGTCCGGCCAGCTTCACCAGCCACATCTACTTCAACCTCGACGGCGTGAGCGAAGGCGCCAACATCAACGGCCATGTGCTGCAGGTGCCAGACGCCAACGACGTGCTGGCCACCGGGGTGGACGGCATCGCCACCGGCGGTCGTGTGTCGCTGAACGGCCATGTGCACGATCTGCGCAGCGCCACCACGCTGGGCACCGTGCCCGACATCGACTTGAGTTATCCGCTGGGCACCGACAGCCGCAGCGAAGCGCGCCTGTGCGCACAACTGCGCAGCGAAGCCAGCGGTCGCACGCTCGATGTGTGGACCACCGAGCCTTTGCTGCAGGTGTACACCGCGGGCCAGCTGGGGGTGGCGGAGAAGCCCGATGCGGGCAAACAGGGTGTGCGGCACCGGCCGCGCTGCGCCGTGTGCCTGGAGCCGCAGTGGTTTCCCAACGCGCCCAACTGCCCCGCGCTGCCGCAGAACCTGGTGGCACCGGGACGGCCTTACCGGGGAACCACGGTGTACCGCTTCGGCGTGACCTGATTCCTGGCGGGATCCACCCGCCCGGTCAGAGGATGAAAGGCTCTTCCCGCTTGTTGCACTCGGGCGGCTCGCCGTAGCCGGCGGACCGCACCACCTGGTCTTGCGCAATCTCCACCTGGAACCATTGGCAGAACGGGTTTTCGTAGCGGTAACTCCACACCACCCCGCGCGAACGGGCCAGCCCCCGCACCTCACCGGGGCGCCCCAGCCGCTGGCGCACCTCGTCCTGGGTCATGCCGGGGTTGATCTGCAGGAAGTTCGCCTCGTTGAGCACCTGCTCGGAGCGGGTCACGCGCCCGGCACCGTCGAGGTACACAAAGTACGTGTGGCGGCCATACGGCCCGCGCGGAAACTCCAGCCGGGTGCCGCCGTCCACCTGGCGCTGCGTCTCCGGCGGCCCCATGCGGGCAACCACCTCGTCCCGGGTGGCGCCGGTGAGCTGGGCGGGCGGCGCGTAACCGCTGCACGCCGACAACACCGCCGCAGCGGTGAGCAAGGACAACACGATGCGCATGGTTCGATCTCCTGTGTTCAATGGGTGGCATTTGGAGGACGCGTTCGCCACCAAGTTCAAGACCGGCTGTAGGCCAGGCCCGAGGCCACACCGCCAAACAGGTCACCCTCGACCATGGCCACACCCGGAAACTCGGCCTGCAGGGCGCGCTGGAACGGCCGCAGCGCGGACGAGCCGCCGGTGAGGTAGATCGCGTCCAGCGTGCTGTCGGTGAGGCCGGCGCGTTGCACGCATTCGCGCGCGCAGGCCACGGTGCGCGCGAGCAGGTTGCCCAGTTGGTCGCGCATGGCGTCGGCGTGCATGTCGGCGCCCAGGCCGCGCTCCACTTCCGACAAATCCACCTGCGTGGCGCCGTCTTCGTTGGAGCAGCGGATCTTGGCCTGCTCCACTTCGTGGGCGATGCGGTGGCCGTCGCGGTGCTTGAGCACCTTCATCAGGCGCTCATGCAGCGCCACGTTGCTGTAGTTCACGCGCAGCTGCTGCGCCTGGCTGAGCGCGCGCGGCTGGTAGAGCCACTGGATCAGGTGCCAGGTGGAGAGGTCAAAAAACACGCGGCTGGGCACCTCGCGCTGCTGCGGGCCGAGGTGCTTGTAGCCCAGCAGGGGCATGACCTGTTCCAGGCTGAGCTTGTGGTCGAAGTCGGTGCCGCCGATGTGCACCCCCGTGGTGGCCAGCACATCGCCCGCGCGGTTGGCGAGCTTCATGCGCTGCGGGCCCAGGCGCACCACGGTGAAGTCGGACGTGCCGCCACCCAGGTCGACCACCAGCACCACGCTCTCGCGGTCCAGCCGGCGCTCGTAGTCCAGCGCGGCGGCAATCGGCTCCAGCTGGAACGACACCTGGCGAAAACCCACGGCCTGCGCGGCCTGCAGCAAGGAGTCTTGTGCGAGCGCGTCGCGCTCCAGGTCGTCGTCCACAAAATGCACCGGACGGCCCATCACCACCTTGGTGGGCGCCACGCCCAGCGTTTGCGCCGCGCGCTCGCGCAGCGCGGCCAGAAAGGTGGCCACGATCTCCTGAAAACTGATCTGCTGGTGGTTGACCACCGTGGTCTCCAGCAGCAGCGGGCTGCCCAGCAGGCTCTTGAGCGAGCGCATCAAGCGGCCTTCGGTGCCGGCGAGGTATTGCGCCACCGCGTCGCGGCCAAAGTGGGTGGTGCTGTCTTCGGAGTTGTAGAACACCGCCGTGGGCATGGAAACCGCTGCGCCCTCCAGCGGAATCAGGTGTGCCGTGCCGCGCACATCGGCCCAGGCCATGGCCGAATTGGAAGTGCCGAAATCAATGCCGAGCGTGCCGTGGAGCGGAGGAGTCATGGGGAGCAGAAGGGAGTTGGCCCCCGAGGCACGAGCGGGAGCGCCGGTCCATGGGGAGCGCGGATTCTGCCACCCTTGTGTGGCAGGGCCCCCGAGCCCTGCCACAGCGCCCGCTACTTGCGAGGAACGCTGTTCTCTTCTTTGGGCAGCTGCTGCCCGCCCGCGCCCGGCACATGCTGGCCGCGCTTCGCCGCATCCTGGCCCGGCGTGGCGCGCATGTCGGTGTCCACCTGGCCTTGTTTCAGGTCTTTCCAGGCCTGCAGGATCTTCGGGTCCGGCTGGTCGTCGGTCATGTCCGTGTCTTCGTCGCGCTCGTGCGGCAACTTCAAAGGCGTGTCTTCCTCCGCAGGCGGCAGCTCAAAGGGCGTGTCGGGCTCAACGGGTTGAGGGGGCACGGCGGGTTGGCCAGGCGGGCTCATGCGCGGCTCCCGGAAGGCAGGGCACCGCCCGACAAACCCTGGTGTGAACCGTGTTCACCCATGCCGATGGGCTTTCCCGCGACGATGGACACCAGGTCGCTCACGGCACGCACCATCTTGCTGTTGGGCGCGTCCCAATAGTCCGCCGAGTGCGGCACAAACTTCAGCAAGGCCAGGTTGGGTGAATCCGGCCCATCAGGAAACCAGGGGCGCGCAAAGGGCGACCACAGGCGTTCGATACGACCGCGGTCTGTGACGATCTCGCCATGCCCCGAGAGCGACACATAGGTGCTGTCGTCCAGATCGGTGAACGCCAGGTTGGCCACGCCCAGGCGTTCGACCTTGGACGAACGCGTGTCGGTGAAAAACCAGATCGCGCCACTGGCGTCCATTTCCAGCGCATACATCGGGCGGCTGGACAAGGAGCCGTCGGCTTCGATGGTGGTGAGCATCGAAGTGGCGATGTCTTCGATCAGCTCGGCAATGTGCTTGAGCTCGGGGGTGGTCTGGGTCTCGATGTTCATGGGTGGTCCTCGTCATCGGTGTGTGGAACCACCACGGTAGAAACAAACGCGGCGCGGGTCTGTGCGGTGGCGAACCTGCGAGCACATGCCCCAACAACGCGGCACTTGGCAGCCCGCCGTGATTCGAGCCAATCGACCAGGGCGCAACCCACAGATGGGGGATGGTTGCCCCTGGCGTTGTGGAAGCACCACCGTTTGAAACATAGGGTTTATTGGCTTGTTACTCTCAGCGCTCTCCTAACTTTGTTCATTCATTTTTTACATTTTTTCTCACATGACCTTCGCACACAAAGCCCTTGCCGCAGCCGTCTTCACCGTTGCTGCCGCAGGCGCCCAGGCCCAAACCCAGGCCCCCTCCAAGATGTACGCCGAAATCGGCTACGCAGCCATTGGCCTGGACTTCACCGACGGCGCGAACACGCTGAAATCCGGCCCCGGCGCCCTGACCGGCGTGCTCGGCTACCAGCTGCACCCCAACGTGGCCGTGGAAGGCTTCCTGGGCCTGGGCATCGTCAAGGACGAGATCGAGTTCAACGGCACGGGCATCGGCATCAACGCCAAGGTCAACAACACCGTCGGCGTCTTCGTGAAGCCCGGCGTCAAGGTCACCGAAAACGTTGAACTGTTCGCCCGTCTGGGCTACCTGCGCACCAAACTCACCCTGTCTTCAGGCGGCGTGAGCGTCAGCGACAGCGACACAGGCGCCGCCTACGGCTTGGGCGTGAACCTGAACCTGACCAAGACCTCGTACGTGCAAGCCAACTGGATGAGCTACTACAAGGAAGACGGCGTGAAGGCGCAGGGCGTGGCGCTGGCTTACGGCGTTCGGTTCTAAGTTTTGAGGGGATCAAGGGCTGCCACGGGGTGGCTCTTGATCTTCTGCTCGGTGAGTCAAAACGAGTGTTGGGGGCCACGATTCAGAAGATTTGAAACGCCATTGAACGTTCGTATTTGAGGTGTCGAATGATGCTGACGAATTCATACTCGAGCTGATCGTCTGGAAAAGACTGAGTGCTGCCGGTCAGCGGAAGAAATTCGGCGAGTGTAGTGCGCCCATAGCGGCCGTTTGCAGACCCAAGTTAATGGCGGCTTACGGCACTGAGCCGCTTCCGCCTCAATCCCGCAGTGTGTCGTAGCATCCCATCCAAACTATTGAGCGGAGGAGATTCGCGATGACGATCCTAGCGGCGATTCAAAAATGGTCAGAAGGCCTACCAGCATGGCAGCGCCATGCCATCGCAGTTCTCTACGAGCGCCCAACTCCGACCGCTGCCGACTTGGACGATATGTACGCCCTGCTGAAGGCTAGCAAGGGTATCGCTGATCCCCAAAACAGGCAGGCCCGGATCCTCACTCCCGAGCAAGTCGCCGCTCCGCATGTAAAGGCTGGCGCTGTGCAGCTCACCGCCATCAGGGATCTGCGCGGCGTTAACGCGCTCGCGGCAGGCAAGACTCTCCCGATCGCTCCTGCAGGCCTCACGGTCATCTATGGCGACAACGGCGTCGGCAAGTCGGGCTACTCGCGAGTGTTGAAGCAGGCGTGCCGGGCGAGGGACCAGTCCGAGAAGATTCACGGCAACGTCTACCTGCCTAAGGCCAAGCGCGAAGCGCCTTCGGCCAAGTTTGACGCCCTCGTGGGCGGCACGCCCGCCGAGTTCGCCTGGGCCGAAGGTGTCGCAGCGCCGATCGAGCTTTCCTCCATCGCTATCTTCGATTCAGCCTGCGCCCGGGCCTACGTAGACAACCACGGCGACTTCGCCTATGCGCCCTATGGCCTCGATATCCTGGCCGGCCTTGCCGAGGTTTGTGGCGCGCTAAAGGAACGGGCGGCGAAGGAACTACAGGCCTACCAGCCCAACTTGCTGCCGTTCCAGCGTCTCGCTCAAAGTCCTACCGAGGCTGGGCGGCTTGTCGCCGGGCTCTCGGCCAGGACTGGCAAGCAAGATGTCGATCGTCTCGCTGACATGACGCAAGACGAGACGGAGCGCACCGAGCTACTCGCAAAGACGCTCGCCGAGGCTGACCCGAAGAAGCGGGCAGCCGAATTGCGCGCAAGGGCGTCGCGGGTGGAGAGCCTCGCGAACCGCGCGGCCAAGATGGAGGAGGCGCTATCTGATCAAAAGGCCTTCGCGCTGCGCGCCTTGATCAAGAGTTCCGGTATCGCCAAGGCAATTGCAGAAGCGGCAGCGAAGAAGTTCCAGGCTCTCGACGCCTTGGAGGGGACATTCGGCGAGCAATGGGGCGCGATGTTCAGAGCGGCACGCGACTTCTGCGCGGTCTCGCCTCCCGTGTGCAGTTTTCCTCACCTTGGCGCGGAGGACCGTTGTCCGCTCTGCCAAAACGCTATAGGCAAGGACGGCGCAGCACGCCTAGCCGCGTTCGATGATTTCGTTAAGGGTGAAGCCGCGAGCCTGGCCACCGCCGCGCGCGCGGCAGCGGAGGGCGCCTTCCGGGAGGCCAGGGACGCGCCCATGGATCTACTGTTCGACGAAGCCCTTCGACACGATCTGGACGATCTCCCCGGCCTTGTCCAGGCGTGTGGCGATCTGCAGCCCGCTGCGGTCGCAAGACGCGACGCGATCATCAAGGCGGCGACTCCAAACGCAGGTCAGCCGTGGGATGCCCTGCCCGCGCTCTCCGATAGCCCCACCGCTGGCTTGCGGACCCTTGCCGGACGTTTGCGGCAGCAAGCGGTGACGCTCGAAGAGTCGATGGTTCTGAAAGAACGTGCGGAGATGGAAAAGGAATACGCTGAGTTGCGTGCCCGCCAGGAACTGTTCGCCCTCAAGGATGCGGTACTTCACGCCATCGAAGCATTCAAGCTGGCTGCAACTCTGGGCCAGTGTGTAGCTGCGACGGCCACCACTGCGATCTCGCGCAAATCGACCGACCTGACCAGTACGATGGCCAGTCATGAAGTGGCGGAAGCCCTCACTGCGGAGCTCCGGACGCTGGGCGTCCAAGACATCAAGGTCGCTATGCGGCCCAGTTCTGCCAGGGCCAAGACCACCTTCAAGCTAGTCCTTGAGACCGACGGAGGCGGCTCTCCGGCGGACGTGCTCAGCGAGGGCGAGCAGCGCGCTATCGCACTGGCGTCTTTCTTGGCGGAGGTTCGGCTTGGAAAAGGTTCTGGCGGCATCGTTTTCGACGACCCCGTCTCATCCCTGGACCACGTTCGGCGCGAGCGCGTCGCGAAGCGCCTTGCGTTAGAGGCTCAGGAGCGCCAGGTGGTTGCTTTACACACGACATCTTCTTCCTGAGCACGCTGATGGCTGAGAACGCGGTGGCGGGGATGGCTCCGATGGCGTTGACACTCACGAAAACAGCGGAGGGCTTCGGCGTGGCCGATGCGAGCCTTCCATTCGCTGGATCGGCCACCAAAGACCGCGTCGGACTGCTGCGGAACAAACAGGTCAATTGTGAGCGGCTAAGGAAGGCGAATGACCAGAGCTACACCTTGCATGCTCGCGATTTTTACAGCGACCTGCGCATGGCCTGGGAGCGAGGCGTTGAGGAGGTGTTGTTCAACAAGGTGGTGCAGCGCTTCCAACGAGGCGTATCGACCCTTGGGCTGGGCAAGGTATCAGTGGCTCCCGACGACGTAGCCCCCGTGATGGCGGGCATGACGAAGTGCTCGAACTACACCGGGCACGACGGGGCGCCGGAGGCCAACATTCCCATACCTGAGCCTGCCGACATGACAACCGATTTGAACGACCTTGAGACATGGCGCAAGGCGGTACTAGCGAAGAACAGGCGCTGACGGACATCCGTCGTCCCCAGCCGTCACATCATGGCGTGTGCGAGACGCGCGCATGACCATAAAAAATGTTGACCAAAACAATTGAAGGAACAAGGCATGAGCGATCTGCATCGCGATACACCCGAGTGGTTGCAACAACTTCGCTCGAAGCACTACGACGACCGTTTTCATCAGCTCAATGGCCTATTGAACACTTACAGCTCGGCGGTCTGGTCCTACTTGCTTGGGGTTAACGGAGGTGCTGCCGCTGGCATGCTCGCCTTCATCGGCGCGCGGTCAGACATAGCGAAGCTGCAATGGCCGTATTGGGTGCTTGGGGTGTTCGTTGTAGGGGTGGTGCTGATAGGCTTCGCCCATGCTTTCATGGTTCACAAGGCGCAGACCTTGATCGACAACTGGAATCTCAACATGGACCGGTATTGGCGAAGCGAGATTACCTGGAACCACCTTCACGTTCTCGACAACGGGGTAGTCGACGATCGGGCCAAGGTGCCGTGGATCCTAGGGTGGACTTCACTACTCTTGTTCTTCTTGGGAGTGTGCGGTGCTGCCTGGGGGTTTCGTAGCTTGGCATTTGCCGAGTAGTACGTGGAAGCCTTAAGCAACCAACGCGCGCCGGTAGCCAAGACCTCTTGTCGACTCAAGAGTACAGCCAGCTCATATCAAGGAGAGGACAGATGCGCGTTCTGTACAAGCTGACTACCCCACCTTCTGCGAACTCGCGAGATATGCGTGCATACATGCAGGCAATTCTGGAGGCAACTGGGCTCATGGCTGGCGAGCGATTCGATATCTCCAAGTTCATTACTAACTACAAAACGCATCTAGATTCTGAACGACTCGTCAAACATAAAGACGGAACCTATTCGCTAAGTGAGTCTGGCAGGCAGTACTTCATTCGCCGCCTTACAGAAGATCCAGTTGTAAAGGGGCAGCTAGTCAGTCGAGCTGAGGTCTTGGAGATGTTGCACAAGACAACGGCAAGCAGTCCCACTGCCGGTTGGAGCAAGATTGACCCCTAGTGGCCACAGGTCCAGCAAGGTGTTCCCGCCGCTAAGCCTGCCAATACTTCACTACGCCAGGTTTTCGGCTCAGTTGGAGTGTTGGTCATAGAACACGAGGAGCCTCCGCAAGCAAGCAGTCGTGCCGAATTGCGAGGGTCTGAACGACTGCAACGTGCCGCACAGGGTACGTTCGACGCACGAGCTTGTC is a genomic window of Hydrogenophaga sp. RAC07 containing:
- the kdgD gene encoding 5-dehydro-4-deoxyglucarate dehydratase, with protein sequence MNPQDLKTIVSSGLLSFPITDFDGHGDFNAKGYAERLEWLAPYGASALFAAGGTGEYFSLSGAEYGQIIKTAVDTCRGKVPIIAGAGGPTRTAIAHAQEAERMGAHGVLLLPHYLTEAGQEGLIAHVEQVCKSVKFGVIVYNRNVCKLTPESLAILADRCPNLIGFKDGVGDIEMMMSIYLKMGERFSYLGGLPTAEVYAAAYKALGTPVYSSAVFNFIPKTAMQFYEAVRTDDHATQHRLLKDFFMPYLDIRNKGQGYAVSIVKAGAQLVGHGAGRVRAPLTDLKPAEMEALGRLITALGPQ
- a CDS encoding aldose epimerase family protein; amino-acid sequence: MTPTPTPFPHLLDPARFQGEVDGRPTALFFLRNARGMVVAITNLGAKVLQIVVPDRQGVLDDVALGYDSLDAVLGGSPSMGAFVGRYAGRIGGAHFTQDGREHRLTPNSGAHCIHGGPRGARHRAFDAVQPDAQTLELRHRFLTAEDDFPGTLDLQLTYRLSDDNALVIEHLATALDEPGPASFTSHIYFNLDGVSEGANINGHVLQVPDANDVLATGVDGIATGGRVSLNGHVHDLRSATTLGTVPDIDLSYPLGTDSRSEARLCAQLRSEASGRTLDVWTTEPLLQVYTAGQLGVAEKPDAGKQGVRHRPRCAVCLEPQWFPNAPNCPALPQNLVAPGRPYRGTTVYRFGVT
- a CDS encoding Hsp70 family protein — protein: MTPPLHGTLGIDFGTSNSAMAWADVRGTAHLIPLEGAAVSMPTAVFYNSEDSTTHFGRDAVAQYLAGTEGRLMRSLKSLLGSPLLLETTVVNHQQISFQEIVATFLAALRERAAQTLGVAPTKVVMGRPVHFVDDDLERDALAQDSLLQAAQAVGFRQVSFQLEPIAAALDYERRLDRESVVLVVDLGGGTSDFTVVRLGPQRMKLANRAGDVLATTGVHIGGTDFDHKLSLEQVMPLLGYKHLGPQQREVPSRVFFDLSTWHLIQWLYQPRALSQAQQLRVNYSNVALHERLMKVLKHRDGHRIAHEVEQAKIRCSNEDGATQVDLSEVERGLGADMHADAMRDQLGNLLARTVACARECVQRAGLTDSTLDAIYLTGGSSALRPFQRALQAEFPGVAMVEGDLFGGVASGLAYSRS
- a CDS encoding pyridoxamine 5'-phosphate oxidase family protein, coding for MNIETQTTPELKHIAELIEDIATSMLTTIEADGSLSSRPMYALEMDASGAIWFFTDTRSSKVERLGVANLAFTDLDDSTYVSLSGHGEIVTDRGRIERLWSPFARPWFPDGPDSPNLALLKFVPHSADYWDAPNSKMVRAVSDLVSIVAGKPIGMGEHGSHQGLSGGALPSGSRA
- a CDS encoding outer membrane beta-barrel protein, giving the protein MTFAHKALAAAVFTVAAAGAQAQTQAPSKMYAEIGYAAIGLDFTDGANTLKSGPGALTGVLGYQLHPNVAVEGFLGLGIVKDEIEFNGTGIGINAKVNNTVGVFVKPGVKVTENVELFARLGYLRTKLTLSSGGVSVSDSDTGAAYGLGVNLNLTKTSYVQANWMSYYKEDGVKAQGVALAYGVRF
- a CDS encoding AAA family ATPase: MTILAAIQKWSEGLPAWQRHAIAVLYERPTPTAADLDDMYALLKASKGIADPQNRQARILTPEQVAAPHVKAGAVQLTAIRDLRGVNALAAGKTLPIAPAGLTVIYGDNGVGKSGYSRVLKQACRARDQSEKIHGNVYLPKAKREAPSAKFDALVGGTPAEFAWAEGVAAPIELSSIAIFDSACARAYVDNHGDFAYAPYGLDILAGLAEVCGALKERAAKELQAYQPNLLPFQRLAQSPTEAGRLVAGLSARTGKQDVDRLADMTQDETERTELLAKTLAEADPKKRAAELRARASRVESLANRAAKMEEALSDQKAFALRALIKSSGIAKAIAEAAAKKFQALDALEGTFGEQWGAMFRAARDFCAVSPPVCSFPHLGAEDRCPLCQNAIGKDGAARLAAFDDFVKGEAASLATAARAAAEGAFREARDAPMDLLFDEALRHDLDDLPGLVQACGDLQPAAVARRDAIIKAATPNAGQPWDALPALSDSPTAGLRTLAGRLRQQAVTLEESMVLKERAEMEKEYAELRARQELFALKDAVLHAIEAFKLAATLGQCVAATATTAISRKSTDLTSTMASHEVAEALTAELRTLGVQDIKVAMRPSSARAKTTFKLVLETDGGGSPADVLSEGEQRAIALASFLAEVRLGKGSGGIVFDDPVSSLDHVRRERVAKRLALEAQERQVVALHTTSSS